AGCTGAAACGCATGTCGCCGCGAGGCGAGACCGCGCTGATCACCTTCAGACCAAAGCGGCCACCGCTGTTCTTCACCACGGGCGTTTGGCCGATCTTGCCCCAGGTCAGGCCGCGATGGGCATCACTGCGCACTGCAGCCTCATCCACGAAGAAGATGGCCGCGCCAAGGCGCTGCGCCTGTGCCACGGCCTCGGGAAAGGTTTCCTTGAGGTAGCGGTCGATCTTGCGCGGGTCTTGCTGGTAGGACTTGTAGATGGGGCGCTGCGGGCTGAGGCCCAAATGCCTCAGCAGACGACTGACGGCGCTCTTGCTCAGTTTGACCTTGCGTTCCTTTTCGATCAGCGTCCGTAAGGCATTGAGTGTCCACAGGCAGAAATCGAACTGGTACTGCTGCGGGTTTCCCAGGGTTACCGCGTAATAGACCCAGCGCATGTCTTCCGTTGACAGTTTGCGCGGACGGCCACTGCGCGCTCCCTCACGTAACGCATCCCAGCCACCACTGCGATACAGAGACAGCCAGTTAAACACGGAGCGTTCCGGCACATTGTAAATTTGCTGCACTAAATGCACAGGCTCTTGCCTCAACACGATGGCCTCGACCACCTCCCTACGGCGCTGTTCACGTATTTCGATCTGTGTGCTCATGCAGCCAATTATATACTGCCATTACTTATGCAACAATTAATAGTAGCGGTGCATTTTTAATTGCCTCCATGCGTTGAAGTAGGGCCCTGGCTCGCTCTATTTCTTCTGGTGGCAAATTGTATG
This is a stretch of genomic DNA from gamma proteobacterium SS-5. It encodes these proteins:
- a CDS encoding IS630 family transposase, encoding MSTQIEIREQRRREVVEAIVLRQEPVHLVQQIYNVPERSVFNWLSLYRSGGWDALREGARSGRPRKLSTEDMRWVYYAVTLGNPQQYQFDFCLWTLNALRTLIEKERKVKLSKSAVSRLLRHLGLSPQRPIYKSYQQDPRKIDRYLKETFPEAVAQAQRLGAAIFFVDEAAVRSDAHRGLTWGKIGQTPVVKNSGGRFGLKVISAVSPRGDMRFSFIEDKMNSTKFIAFLKKLHRDAGQPILVITDNARYHHSKETQRFIAEQEGKILLAFLPAYSPELNPDEQVWNHAKRRLSQLSIFNLRDMKRHLTSILRSIQKQGSLIRSFFRMDSTRYILEALG